The stretch of DNA ctgctgttgctcaaaGCCTGGCTGCAGATGAAACAGTCGCGACTTGGCAATGAGTCCCTCCTGTTGCTGGGCTCCCAGGGTGGTCAGATCGATGCCACCGACGCCACCAGCGACGCTACCGTATTCCTCGGCCCCTGCCTCGCtgccagtggcactggcagctgcagctgctgccgtcAGTTGCAGTTCGCCAGCATCCAAGAAGTCGCCGGTGCCAAGGGCAACAATGTTCGAACCATTACCGGCGGTAttgaactgctgctggtggaatAGCTGCTGGTTAGAGGCGCGAGCCGCTTCGGACAGCTCGGGGAGACCGGGCGGTGCATTCAGCTGCTGTAACTGGtgatgcaactgctgctggaggatcttctgctgctgcaatcgcATCTGATTGGTGCccgcagctgcggctgcggcggcggcagcggctgcagcagcctgTGCCTGGCCCGCGCTTGAGGCCGCCGCCAGCTCTGTGGGCGAGATGTTGGGATAGCGGAAGAGCAACTCGACGACACGCGTATGGCCACCTTTGGAGGCCTCGATCAGCATGGTGCTGTTGTCCTTCAGCTTGTGGAAGGGATCGGCATTGTTCTTGAGCAACAGCTCCACCACCGACTGATGGCCGCCGGCACAGGCCAGCGAGAGCGGTGTGTGATCATTGCTGGTCGTCTGTTTGTTGACATTGGCGCCCTTCTGGATGAGGAACTTCACGGTGCACAAATGACCCGCACGGCAGGCCTTCATCAGGGGTGTGCGACCGCCCTCAGACTCGTGCTCCAGCTCGGCGCCATACGAAAGGAGCACACCGGCCGCATCGGTGTGTCCATTCTCGCAGGCATGAGTGAGCGCCGTGTCGCCGGTCTGAGTCTCGGCATGCACATTGGCCTTGTTCTTCAGCAGGAACCGCACCAGATCCGTGTGACCCTCCTGTGAGGCCTCCATCAGGGGCGTTGAGGCGCCCAGCTCTAGATTGGCGCCCTCCTTGATGAGGAATGCAGCGACCTCGCTGAAGCCACCGCAACAGGCCAGAGTTAGGGCCGTTTCCTGGGTCTCCTCGGTGGTGGCATTGATATTTGCGCCCTTGCTAAGCAGCAGAGCGACCATTTCCTCATGCCCCTCCCGTGCAGCCTCCATCAGCGGTGTGTAGCCCTCATCGTTGACCTCCTCAATGTTAGCCCCACGCTCAATCAACAGCGTGGCCAACTCCACGTGACCGCCACAGGCGGCCAGTGTTAGGGGCGACTCAAACGAATCGGTTGGCATATTCACCTGGGCCCCCGAGTCGAGTAGCAGGCGCGCCACCTCAACATGGCCGTCCATCGATGCCTCCATCAGAGCTGTATGCATTTCATCGGTTTTATGCTCCTGATCGGCACCGGCTTGCAACAGGAAACGCACCATATCCAGGTGGCCCTTGTAGCAGGCCAGGGTGAGGGCACTCTCCTTGAACTCGTTCGAGTGGGTGTTAATGCCGGCTCCATGGTCCAGTAGCACCTAAAGGAAGGATGAAGTGATTTTCCATTAGCGCATGCACAAACACGTGTCAATTGTTGCCACACTTTAGGGCCACTTGCATTGCATCAGATAAGATCAAAATAAATCACAGAGGTGACAAATCAGTAACTCGATTAATGTCTTTCCCTCTCAAATCTCGGATTATAATCATTTTGTACGTAAAATACTCGAAGTACTCGATGGGGACTCACCTTTGCTACTTCCACGTGGCCCGCTGATGCCGCTTCCATGAGCGGCGTATGTCCGTTTTCGTTCTGCTCCTCCACATTTGCGCCATGCTTCAAGAGTACCCTGACAACCTCCACCTGACCGCCTGCGCATGCAAACATCAGTGGTGTATTGCCGGTGGCGCAGTGGGCGTTCACATCGGCGTTGTGACTGAGCAGCAGGTTGACAATGTCCAAGTGACCGGCTGATGCGGCTTCCATTAGTGGTGTTGAGTCCTTTTGGCCTTTGTCCTCCACTTGCGCCGCGGACATGGCCAGAAGTACCTACAggacacatacacacatacacatcatATACATGTTTGTTTCAATTGAACCGGGAATGAGGAGATTGATGTTTAACCTTTATCAATCAGCTAAATCTATTTACGCGTTTCACCTAATTTGTGGCACAATTCGCCGAGTGTAAAGATCTTGGCACAGCCTCTAAATTacgagttttttttttgtaaatgttcagcacaatttttgttgcgtGCTCGCTTCTTCTTCACGTAGTTATCGATAGGACAATACCAATCGAATCGAGACGCGTGCCAGTGAAGTGTTGCCACACCAGCGAAAAGAGACGCGAAGGCGGACATTTttcaatgcacacacacagctgagACGATCAGctgattagaaaatttaatttcacgtGCAGAAAATTCGAAATTCCCAAAATCTCATTTTCCATGGCTTAAAGtgaaatttttttgtttttgtttttttacataCCTGTGCCAATTCATAATAGCCCGCCGAGCAGGCCATCGAAAGCAGGGACTCGCCATCGtcggtggaggcggcggcatcGTTAAGATTCACATTGCCCTTGCAAAGCAATCGCTTCACCGTGTTCACGTCATTGTCCGTGCAGGCGGCTACAAGGGAGCGGGAGAAACCACTGCTGCAACAACGAATATGGCGAGGATTTAGTATATTGGAAAAGGCATTCAACAGTCAAACAGTAAGACGAggattaattaatttacttaCTTCTTGTCGCGTGGACTGTTGGCACAACGCATCTTGGTCAGCGCCTGCTTGGTCTCATCGATGGCGTATGTGGCGTGTCGCAGGACGGGCGCTTTCTCATTGGCCGCAGCCTCGAGCAGGGCGGTGATTTTACTCGAACGCTTGTTGTTCGCGTCCAGCAGGAAGGGACTTACTTCTGGcgcatcctcctcctcgtcttcGTCATCGATTTCCTCATCATCTGCATCGTTGTCCTGAAGGACATCTACAGCATCAACGGGAAAAATGTAAGTAAAAGAGAAGCCTAAAGTTTTAGTGATAATAACTACTTACCAATCTCTTCCtcgtcctcctcatcgtcaCCATCGGACTCCTCGGAATCCTCCGACTCTTCCTCcgtctcatcctcatcctcgcgCACCTCACCTTCGTGGGGGCAACTGTCCGGATCAGACTCGGGTATATCGTCCTAAAAGCAAAcgagaaacatttttttggttaattcAATTCGCTCAACGGGCAGGAATCGAACAGGATTATTAAAGGGTTATTGAAGAGTCTTGAACTGGGGTAGAGGGGGTgttacatttatatatacatagatacgCTAAAAgttgtatatatattaattAAGCTTTTTATTTCATCAGTAGAGCGCACATTCTTGTTGTCTAAGGCCAGCAACAAAGTGGTGTTGGATTTATCTATGAGTGGAGGTGTTACGGGGGGGTTAAGTACCGATTAAGATTAATGTTTTAAAAGAACCAATCGTTGGATTAGTATGAGAGATCGGATTTGAAACTTTAGAGACTATGGTAATTGTTTAGAATTATTGTTTTTAGGCTCTGTCTGCGCGGAGGATCGGGCTGGAGAGCGGGATCAGATCACGATCATGAGCGGGAGCGGGTGCGGGTTGTGGCAATTGTATAACGCGAAACTAAAACTTACCAGGAGATCTGGCCTTAAACACAAGAATGCCAATAGGATCTACAAATaaagagaaacgaaagaaacgtacataaataataaaaattaacacGGTCTAGGAGGAGAAGAGGCAGAGCAAAGTAGAAGACGAGACGTGAAGCTCGGCTCTGCTGAAATCATGCAGGGGAATTTTTACGTGAATAATATATTGCAAAAGAAAGTCCATTGTTGTTCCTGCGCTGTCAATATCAAGGAAGTCTTGCCATCAAACAGGGCTTGGTTGTCggatgcaaaatgcaaatggatggAGCAAAAGTTAAGTaaacttttttgaattttattaAGCCGATTGTAACGAATGTGACAACAAATTCCTGGAGTAGCTGTAGGGGAAAAACTATCGCAGCAATGTTGCCAGACCGCAGTGGACAGCATGTGCATGCCAACGAAATATCGATAGCCAGCAATGCGAAATGTagcagcaagcaacaacaacaaccattcCTTTATAGCCGTCTCTTTCTTACCAATTCTTGATATTCTCATTTAGCACTTAACTCAAAAAAAGTGTTTCCCCAGCTGGCCTCCCGCCGACCCTACTGCTAACTATCAAATAACATATTCCACATAGTTTTGCTTTGGAATTTAAAAAGATTGGCATGAGTCAGCAGCGCCAGTGCAGCTTTAACATCGATTTAAATATTGCACGCACtctcgcgcacacacacacacacacgacaagGAGTGAGAGCCACGTATGGtctgcaagtgtgtgtgagtgtgttacGCCCACGCCTTAAACTAttgtaccaaaaaaaagaaggaaatgccaaattcaagaatttcctaaaatatgcatgtacaatTTCCACTTGCGTCCAAGTTCTAGGCTGTGCTTAACCTTTCATGAATGAAGAGTAGATAAAATAACATAACATAACCAAGTAGCGCAGCAGCGACGGAGCGAAGAGAAAGACGAAACAGCAAAgaacatacaacaaaaattcaacatCATGAACGAGTTCAACAGCAGCCAGGCCAGCCCGCAGACCGTTCGTTTGTTCTCGTTACACGggcgtgtgtgttgtgcgcCGTACATTggtgtatgtacgtgtgtgcgagtgtgtgtgggaaaaagaaaatgaaccatcaaaatgtttgcacgccacacaaaataatcaacgaatcgaaaaaaaaaaagaagcggaATATAACTCGTCTCCCAAAATGCCATTAACaaagtatttcaaaaattcgCAAAAGTTCATtacactctctccctctctatctcagTGTCGACATACGTTTTCTAccttcattattattatttcttttatttattattgttatttttgagTATTTGTCTCTTcgcatttttgcacattttctctTCACACACGATTTCACCTccgttgcaacaacaaaaaacagcagctaGCAGAGGATGGCTACGCTGAACCGCCCGGTGTTGCCGGACCTTCTGTGGATATCTTTGTcacgctgctgcggctgctgcccaGAGAATTCGCGAAggcaaccgaaaaaaaagtatatgCATAAGTATGCGTGTACCAAGCTATGTATTGcatgtatattttttgagcAATTGATTCGTGAATGAGGCAAGGGAGTGGGAAGGTCTTGAACCGTTGGGTCAATTATGTTGGATGGTGGATTATGGAACGAAATGTGACGTGGGCGGTACTGATCTGATCTGGCTAATGACCTTTGATTTATCGtatgaaatggcaaacatgAAAGCGTTTTTAACGAGAAACGAAAAACAGGCTGCTAGACAAAGAAGTACGTGTGCAGTCATTCACACATACAGTCGCCCAGCGAGCAAACAGCTGATAAATCATTCACCAACACCAAggcgagagagcgaaagggCTTGCTGGCGCACtcatacacgcacacaaatgaGATATTCTCAACGTGTTTTTTTATGATCATTGCATATGGAAATAATTACGCGAATTTATGtctatgggtgtgtgtgtgcaatcaATTCGATGGAAGGTATTTTTCTCCACGTCGCTGCAATGCTGCTGCAAGCCTGATAAAACAGACTGACCGCACAACGGCGCACACCCACACTAAGAGAACACAAATACATGTGTACAGTGAAATTATATGGAAAACATTTGTGCCACTGATTTTTTCAATGATAcgcaactgttttttttttgttcgagCAACTGTGATAACGCTTTTAATGTGTGGTATAGATGCGTCAGGTAGGAAAGTTGATAGCCCTATATAAAGCATGCAGTCGCTTGAATTGTTCGCAGggtttcattcattttcacatttcttcTTTTCGTATGCGGGGTACTAATCTAGTGTGACCTTAGACCTTCGAATGGCAACATGTACAGTTATAGACACTCATCCCGACTAATTGATGATTTTTCTATGAAATAGTTCTACAATTGCTACAATTGATTGGGAAATCGGCATACAGCTCGAATTTCCACGTTGTCCTACAACATTCAGCAGGAAATCTATTCATTAGAAATCTTGAAAAATCCCGACAGttacacaaaaaatagttgGGGGAAAAGTTTTCGATTTTTAAGGCATTTTATGATTTAATCAACAGCGTTGGAAACTACCAAAGAGAAGCACTAAAAATCCAGGGTATACAAGGTCCAAAGGGGCGCTCACCTCTGATACAGACTCCTCCTCGGACTCGGATAGATCTGTGGTGACGGGCTGGTGATAAAGCTCGGTATCGGTGTCCGTATCGGGTGTCATGATAGTCTGCAACGCCGATGAAATGGCGTTTACGATTCCCACCGATGAGGAGAGCGACGAGGCGTTCGAGGACGAGGCAGATCGGTTTGAGGCGGACGCAGACGCTGAGGCAGCTGCGGCGGCATCCTTTAGCTTCTGCTTCAGCACCGCGGCCGCATTGGCCACATCGACGGCAGGATTAAGGGCCATGCTCATTGCCCCGGCGGCGGTAGCAGCGCCAGCGTTGCTATcgacggcagcggcggcggctcccATCAGCAAAGAGGTTGCGGCGAATTTTAAATGCGCTGAATCCTTGCTTCCGGGCAGTCCGAcggcattgttgttggcggGCGAGGCtgcgctctgctgctgttgcatggcCACCTGTCGCTTCAGAGCGGCGACCGCAGCTCGAGTCTTCTTcgagctggtgctgctgctggacgtgGGTgcgttggcattggcattggatGTTGCTGCGGCAGCGGGCGATGTTCCGGGCGCTGAGGCAACGGCAGCACGAAACTTTGCTGCACTACCGGCGGCAGTTACGGATACGGGATGGTTCGCAATGACCGTACTACTGCTGGCGGCATTCCCgttcccgctgccgctgctgcttgtggcacaGCTGCCGgcattcgttgttgttgtggttgttgagGTGGCCGTCGCCGATGCGGGCGAGGGCgtgggagtgctgctgctgcttgttgtacCGGACATTGTTTTGCCGTTGTTGTTAGTATTGGCAGTGGCTGAATTGTTGTTAACTTTAAGTCTGCCTGCTGTTGAGGCACTGACTGAGGCGGCACCACCGgttttggctgtggcagcggctgATGTCTTCTTCTTCAGTTGACTCAGCTCTGCCACAAAACTGGAGGAGGGAGCCTTAGAGTTGGAATTgaaggtggtggtggtgctggttgTAGCTGGTATGGGTTTTAATCCTTCTGCCGACAGATTCTCATGCTTTGCTATCTtcctggcactgccactgccgacGCCCTTGTTGCTGGCGAGTATTGCAGCGGCTATGGAGTTCCTTGCCGTCGAGATGCGTGGCAAGTTATGGGTAAACTGTCTACTCGGCTTCtggttatttttgttgcttgtagctgttgttgttggggtaGTTTTGCTGGTTACaggagatgcagatgcagctgtatctgtggcgACTGTTAAAgtgctcctgttgttgttgttgttgctgctggtcactgctgttgcttttgctgctgctgcagctgcagctgtatttgtagttgattttttgttcaaaTACGCCGATGAGCGCACATTCAAGTCATCGCAATCATAATTTTTTGCATCATTATTCATTTTACTCTTTCGTGGAAGTTGGGTCTATCTCTCTTATGCTTATGCTTAATTCGTGCGTCCTTTTTTAGTTTGGTTTGGGGattattgaaaaataatttatttattattcttgaagttttgttgtttcgtgaaaatttaaatgtatccaaacaaatttgatattttgtttCAGTGTTTCCCAAAGGCCGCCGGTGGGAACCGGTTCGGGTCGAAAAACATATCCTGGCCAATGCGCTTCATATGGAAACACTGTAACAAAACGCAAGCATGTTGACTGGGTCCTGGAAATTTTTAcagttttattgatttttttatattgttaGGAATTGGAGGATATATATATACGTGTGTATACAATGgaaggggcacacacacacacaagcacaagaCTCATCcgcgcacatacacacacggcACGGGGGTCGTCTGTAGCGGTATGGCAACGCTACGCATTCTTTCACTTCTTTGCCATTGCACACTCATTCGTATATTCAATCGTATTTTAATTCTCCCAATTCCCCATCCCCACTGATTCACAGTTTTTTACATTAAAAATCGCCCGAGATCGGAGAACAGAATATGAATGATGCCCGCACGGCGAATTGAGAAAGGAAATCACTTGTATTTTCTTTGCACAtcgttttctttatttgcGGAGG from Drosophila subobscura isolate 14011-0131.10 chromosome O, UCBerk_Dsub_1.0, whole genome shotgun sequence encodes:
- the LOC117899561 gene encoding ankyrin repeat and KH domain-containing protein mask isoform X11, whose product is MNNDAKNYDCDDLNVRSSAYLNKKSTTNTAAAAAAAKATAVTSSNNNNNRSTLTVATDTAASASPVTSKTTPTTTATSNKNNQKPSRQFTHNLPRISTARNSIAAAILASNKGVGSGSARKIAKHENLSAEGLKPIPATTSTTTTFNSNSKAPSSSFVAELSQLKKKTSAAATAKTGGAASVSASTAGRLKVNNNSATANTNNNGKTMSGTTSSSSTPTPSPASATATSTTTTTTNAGSCATSSSGSGNGNAASSSTVIANHPVSVTAAGSAAKFRAAVASAPGTSPAAAATSNANANAPTSSSSTSSKKTRAAVAALKRQVAMQQQQSAASPANNNAVGLPGSKDSAHLKFAATSLLMGAAAAAVDSNAGAATAAGAMSMALNPAVDVANAAAVLKQKLKDAAAAASASASASNRSASSSNASSLSSSVGIVNAISSALQTIMTPDTDTDTELYHQPVTTDLSESEEESVSEILLAFLCLRPDLLDDIPESDPDSCPHEGEVREDEDETEEESEDSEESDGDDEEDEEEIDVLQDNDADDEEIDDEDEEEDAPEVSPFLLDANNKRSSKITALLEAAANEKAPVLRHATYAIDETKQALTKMRCANSPRDKNSGFSRSLVAACTDNDVNTVKRLLCKGNVNLNDAAASTDDGESLLSMACSAGYYELAQVLLAMSAAQVEDKGQKDSTPLMEAASAGHLDIVNLLLSHNADVNAHCATGNTPLMFACAGGQVEVVRVLLKHGANVEEQNENGHTPLMEAASAGHVEVAKVLLDHGAGINTHSNEFKESALTLACYKGHLDMVRFLLQAGADQEHKTDEMHTALMEASMDGHVEVARLLLDSGAQVNMPTDSFESPLTLAACGGHVELATLLIERGANIEEVNDEGYTPLMEAAREGHEEMVALLLSKGANINATTEETQETALTLACCGGFSEVAAFLIKEGANLELGASTPLMEASQEGHTDLVRFLLKNKANVHAETQTGDTALTHACENGHTDAAGVLLSYGAELEHESEGGRTPLMKACRAGHLCTVKFLIQKGANVNKQTTSNDHTPLSLACAGGHQSVVELLLKNNADPFHKLKDNSTMLIEASKGGHTRVVELLFRYPNISPTELAAASSAGQAQAAAAAAAAAAAAAGTNQMRLQQQKILQQQLHHQLQQLNAPPGLPELSEAARASNQQLFHQQQFNTAGNGSNIVALGTGDFLDAGELQLTAAAAAASATGSEAGAEEYGSVAGGVGGIDLTTLGAQQQEGLIAKSRLFHLQPGFEQQQQQHQQQQQQPAAGQNQQLVPCKHFDLDMEHINSLQPPQKAPPAPPVLFHTICQQPVLHMQQQHGELQQQQQHQLQLHAQSKLKGGTLPRNRPLKSEVLGIIECPLDHLNEQVRSQPLGEDGGKSQQPQFSCTGEDPRLQRRRGFMPDLKKGDLPPSDGGSDTNEQQPMKGGGENNQQQQPAQTTTTMTASMDNSGVAGSCSHPIYPPRPGGPITQISDVLQSTAISDRPKVKATNKNNRKQAAAAAAAAAAAAAAAAAVAAQHALPNLQQNQMVSIYNNLQMQQTHLQLQQHLQLHHQRVALDNAAAAAAAVANNPNLYTNSPASPLASPTGGAGNYPEQQATQQQQQQQHPGGGASMDAAMQRKTAMEDFRGLLETAVNGSRGRNELAMTAPPLNFFKDGWHMVGVHNFFGDQPKSPTETPPEMEETTMSPPQSSSSEQHHQQQQQQQHQEEPPRPEMKNLATLCSAAAAAAAVAAAHKNQGDSISSEMDSDEDDAMGDENTMPPEPMDLAEALREDGIILVEADEEEEEEDEPEDSNSGEIEKLTYEEDDDEDEEDDEEDDDADMDPDGDGEVDYIDDDEGPADEEDEDEDDDEFFLDVPVNENTANINNNNNNNNNNNSKSGGGSSSVGSAAGCGSLPLKQRKMATRLENLILTKPEIFQQTLCDFRQDMTNSDLVHVLPQISNLKAAAANNAALNSVLHQQLAAATAAAQAKAAAAHQHQHQHQKQQQQQQLHHQHHHGADGEQHCDDEGCAGSSDLYTGLEQFANDGEMEDIFQSIFQSEQELASSLNYPELAEFSLNQMCKGRFAGQWAAQSSGKWTTGQDGQLVGVVRTGDGMPQDAAAAQRQGNLVVLDYPMQQNILEAEEHMHMQQQQQQQQLHPAAAAEFHQQQQLALEADPELKQQMQQYSNARIIKTVAGQQQQQPATNFVYNVESGDKNVPPVQLLFQLPPNMSQGVGGEQAGDHQLLVEQQAHLFQQQQQQQHRAAGQRPPTQSELEQVAQELLLQRQTATPSGVQQQQQQQQPQQYRPYNNGPYPQQQHEQMNMPMDYHNMQAPPNMGQQQQQHHMNLMQSYGFQHFAGAPGAADIAAHMPDKMEVWDHHDKHMPWTNYTTNWSN